In the genome of Mucilaginibacter sp. 14171R-50, the window ATCGTTCACCGGGGCGCTTTATACCAAGATAGGGCATTTTGAAATGGCCAACGGCGGCACCTTGTTTCTTGACGAGGTGGGTAACCTATCCTATGAGATACAGGCCGCTTTGCTGCGTACCGTTCAGGAGCGCAAAGTAAAGCGAATTGGCAGCACCAAAGAGATAGACCTTGATGTGCGCATTATTATAGCTACCAACGAAAGCCTGCAGGAGGGTATCCAAAAAGGCAAGTTCCGTGAAGACCTTTATCACCGTTTTAACGAATTTAGTATTTACATGCCGCCCTTGCGCGAACGTGGGAACGATATTATGATGCTGGCCGAACATTTTCTGAAGATTGCCAACCAGGAACTTGACCGTAACGTAACCAGTTTTGCACCCGAGGTGGTGGAGTGTTTTATGAATTACCGCTGGCAGGGAAACATCCGCGAGATGAAAAACGTGGTGCGGCGGGCTACCTTGTTAAGCGAGGGTAACGAGATCACCATGAAAACGCTGCCACTCGAGATATCGAACTTTAAGGTATCATCGTTTGAACCTGCCGGCACATTGGTTAGTACCGAAGTTAAGGAACCTAAGCACGATCTAAAAAACGCTGCCTTGGGCGCCGAGCACGAAACCATATTGAAAGTACTGCGCGAAGTAAACTTTAACAAAACAAAAGCTGCCGAGATTTTGAATATCGACCGTAAAACGCTTTACAATAAAATGAAAGCGATCAATTTGAAATAGTTATGGCCGAAGATTTAAACACCCCTGCAGATAAAACTGACCTGGATATGTTAAAGCACGATATCAAAAACCAGCTATCGAACATTCAACTGGCATTAGAGGGCTTAAGGTACGAGGTGGAGGGTATACACGGCGACTTTGAAATTTACCTGGAGAGCCTGGCCCAATCGGCGCTGAAAATTGATAAACTTCTTGACGGCTTTAAATAAAAAAATGAGACCGGGGCGCTAAAAACTTTTTGGCGCTTTTTTGTTTATATATTAGTATCACAATTAGCTTTCCGGTTTATAGATGTCTATTTTTAATTATAAGCAGCGTAATAATATAATACTGGTAAGCATTGTTGTGCTCGGTTGCTTTTTACTCTACGCTTTAAGCGACCTGTTTAGCTCAATATTGGGCGCAATCGTGCTCTTTACCATTTTCAGGCCGTTTTACCTGTACATGGTCGAGCGGCGTAAATTTAACAGTACGCTGGCCACCATCATCATTATATTAATTTCCCTCATCGTAATTGTTATCCCGTTCCTGTCGCTGAGCATTATGGTGATAGGCAAAATTGGGAGCTTAAACCGCGAGTCTATCAATATTGATAAATGGACCGAGAAGATAGACGCATTTACAGCAACTAATTTAAATCAGCCGCACTTTGCCGAAAATACCTTACAAAAGTTGGGGGCCTATGCTGCCGACCTTTTTCCATCGTTGCTGGGCAGCGCGGCCAGTATAATACTTACCTTATTGGTAATGTATTTTTTATTGTACTTTATGTTTGTGCAAATGCGCGAGTTTGAAGTAGGATTATTGAAGTACGCCCCCTTTCGGGAGCAACATGCCTTAAAATTTGCTACCGAACTGCGCAATTCAACCTATTCTAATGTTCTGGGGCAGGGTATTATCGCTATTACCCAAGGGATATTGCTGGCAATGGGCTTTTACGCGTTTGGCATACCCGATGCTATTTTTTGGGGAGTTATAGGCGCGTTCCTGTCGTTTTTGCCGGTGGTAGGGGCGCCAACTCTGTGCATACCCGCCAGCGTTATATTATTTGCAGGCGGGCACAATATTAAAGGTATATTGCTGCTTGCCTGGGGGTTATTGTTCATTGGCAACGTTGATAACGTGTTGCGTATGATAATCAATAAGCGTATTGGCAATACGCACCCTATTATATCAGTTGTAGGGGTGTTTATTGGCTTGCCCCTGTTTGGTATTCTTGGCTTGGTTTTTGGGCCGGTGTTATTATCGTATTTCTTGCTGTTGTTAGAAATATATGAAACTAACCGTATGGCGGCCGACAGGCTGGAGCGGATACGAACGGGGCCCGAAATGCAGTAGTTTTATACCGAACTGATTATGACGCGGGTAGCATCCTTTTTGAAAAGATATTTAATAATTATAAAACAAATACTCAACTTAAAAATTAATACAATATGAACGATAACACAAAAGTTATTGTCGCCCTACTGGCAGGATTAGCGGCAGGTGCGGCACTGGGAATTTTATTTGCACCCGATAAAGGTATCGAAACACGCGATAAGCTTTCAGAATCATTAAGCAATCTTGGCGATTCTATCAAAGAAACTGCCGCTAACGAAATTGATAAGCTTGTAGGCCTTAAAGATAAAGTTGTAGAGAATATAAAAAGCAAAGTAAAAGGCGCTGAAGAAGAATATCAGGACGACCTGGAGCACGCATAACTTACCGCCCGGCATATAAACCGGCTGTACTAACAAATTTATATGGAACAGGAAAAAGCAGAAACCACGCGCCCGATTGTTGACCAGCTGAAAGACTATGCTGAAACGCGCTTTAAACTTTTAAAGTATGAAGTGATTGAACGCAGCACATCAGTTTTAGCTGATATTTTAATTGATATAGTAATTATACTAAGCCTGGTATTAACCTTCTTATTCGCCAGTTTTACGCTGGCGCTGTTCCTGGCCGATGTGCTGCACTCGTACTGGCAGGGGTTTGGCTGCGTAGCTTTATTATACCTGCTTATGGCCGTTATTATAATGTTAGCAAAACGCAGTTTCGAAAGGCCGTTAATTAATGCCATGATCAGGAAGTTATTTAAATAAGCACATGGAAACACCTATCAGAAATATATTTGAGTTGCAAGCCGAGATTGGCCGTTTAAAAAATTTAGAGGCTGAACAGGCCATTGCTTTAAAAGCGCGCTTTAGCGGGCCGTCGGCCATATTTTCAACAGTCCTTTCGTTGTTCCCTAAATCGGCCGCAACCGATGGTATACAAGGTGCGGGCTTTTTTAACCAGGATTTTTTAGGGCTTTTATCAAGGTTTGTATTGCCTTTAACACTCAATAAAACCATATTCAGACATTCAAATTTTATCATCAAAACGCTGGTAGGCATTCTTTCGCAAAAAGCATCGCACTACATTAGCGAAGACTCGGTAAGCAGTGTATGGGATAAGGCTAAAAACCTTTTTGGGAATATTTTTAAAAAGAAAGTGAAAGATGATAAGGATGCCGGGATAGTTTTAGAAAAAGACGATGTACCGGCCTATCAGCCATATTAAGATCTTAAAGCCCTGTTGCGAAACACAGTTTTAACGGAAAAGGGATAGACCCACAGGGTTTATCCCTTTTTTATTTTATATGCTTCCATATCATAGCATGTCATTCGAACGTATGTGAGAAGTTTTTCGGATGACAAGCCGCAAATGCATTATCAACAAGATTTCTCCCCGCTGCTTAGAAAGGACAGCGATAGAAAACGGGGCACACACAATAATCACAAAATCCTTATTTTTGCTTTTTTATGGGAAAAGATAAAATAAGGCGCTTCGCCGAGATAGAAACATTTAGCAATGTACTGCAGTTAGATGCCGGCAAGCCGTTTAAAGGCAACTGGGCCGCAGGATTTTTTAAAAACACTAATCCGGTTGTATTAGAACTGGCCTGCGGCAAAGGCGAATACACGGTTAACCTTGCACGGATGTTCCCAGGTAAAAATTTTATCGGCATTGATTATAAAGGCAACCGTATTTGGCGCGGCGCTAAAACCGCGCTGGAAGATGGCGTTACCAACGTTGCCTTTTTGCGCATGCAGATAGAGAACCTGGTAGATTATTTTGCCGAAGGTGAGGTTGACGAGATCTGGATCACCTTCCCCGACCCGCAACCGCAGCTAAGCCGCGAGAAAAAAAGGCTTACATCTCCCCGGTTTTTAAACATGTACCATGTAGTGCTAAAACCGGGCGGCTACATTAACCTGAAGACCGATAACGATGACCTGTATGCCTACACGGCAGATAAGATAGCCGAACTCGATCTTAAACTATTTGCCAAAACCGAAGACCTTTACCACTCGGAATATGCCGATGAAGTGCTTTCTATAAAAACCTATTACGAAAAAAAATACCTGCAGCATAATAAGAATATTAATTACCTTAAATTCTCATTTTAAGCACAATGCCCGATTATAATTTTTTTGATAACGTTTATGACGTGGTAAGGCAGATACCCAGGGGCAGGGTAACATCCTATGGCGCAATTGCAGCTTACCTGGGCTCTAAACAATCATCGCGTATTGTGGGGTATGCCATGATGGCCTGCGGCACTGCAAGCCCGCCCGTGCCTGCGCATCGTGTGCTAAACAAGCAGGGGCTGTTAACAGGTAAATTCCACTTTGGCGGTAATACCATGGAGCAAATGCTGCAAAGCGAGGGGGTTGAAGTGGTAGATAACCAGGTGCAAAATTTTAAAGCGCTTTTTTGGGACCCGGCTATAGAATTGGCGCTTTAACGGCATCCCTCTTTTTGTCGGTATCGGTAAAAAGGGCGGCAATAAACCAAATTACCCCCAGCCCTAAATAGTAAGGCTTTGACCGCTCGTCGTATTGAAACAGGGTAAACGCAGAAACGATTAGCCCCAGGGATATGATCAGTTCAATAATGCGGTGAACGCCCAGTGGCACCATACGGAACATCCCAAAACTATAATCGGTAACTATGGTAAGTATCAATTGTACTGCAGCCAGCAGGTAAGTATCGGTGCTTACATTGTTGGGCATAGCAAATAAGGTAGGCGATGCAAACAGGAACAGGATCAACAGGTAATCGATAATGCCATGCAGTTTTGGCGAAATAAGTTTCATATCCCTACATATGCACAAATCACGCCAACTGTTGGCGTCAGCCTGTAATTTGCAGCAACTCCATGCGGTTACCAAACGGATCTATAAAGGCAAAGCGCCGCCGCCCGGGGATAACAGGCTCTTCCACTATTTCCACATCGTTAGCTTCCAGATGCCGGCGGGCGGCATCCACATCAATAACTTCCATAGCGGTGTGGCGTATGCTGCGTGGTAACGCGGGTTCAACACCAATATGCAGCTGCATATCGCCAATATTAAACCAATACCCGGCAGATGAGAAAAGATGATCGGGCCGGTCGATAAGCTCCAGCCCTATCACGTTTTTATAAAAATCCTTTGCTTCTTCCAGCCGTTCGGGCGGTACACATACATGAAAGTGGTCGGCGCGTTTAAAGCTGATCATTAACTTATTGGTGTTGTGCAAAGGTTAAAACATAACCGTTATTATCGAGTATGGAAAATTCCGTAGCGCCATAAAAAGTCTTTTCAAGTCCCTTAAGTACCTTCACGCTATCCTTTACCCTATCGAACAATCCGGTTATATCACTAACATTAATATACAGCAATAACGATCCGCCATCGGTGCGCTTTATCTCGGGCAGTTCATCAGCCAAACTTTCGTACGATTGGAACATCATCGTGACCTTGCCGCTGGTCATCATTGCCCAAACCAGCTCGTCGCCCGTTTCGGGTACGCTCATGGTAGTTTCGAAACCCAGCAGCTTATAAAAAGCCACGGTGGCCTTCATGTCGTTTACAAAAATATTTGGTGATAAACTTTCCATGGTGATTTTTTAATTGTATGGTAAATTTATGATTAATCGGGCGCTATCAAAATAAACATTTATACCTTTAAACACTAAATTATACATTAAATAAACTCAACAAATTCATCCCTATGGGTCAATTAATAAACGATTTTGAAGCCTATCGTACAAAAATGAACGACAGGATAATGGAAACCGCCAACACCAATATTAAACGGTTCTTCGCATTAGATACCACTACTTACGCTGATGGCGCGCTTGATGTAAAAACAAAGGAGATGCTTGGCCTTGTGGCATCAATGGTTTTGCGCTGCGATGATTGCATTAAATATCACCTTGGTAAATGCCACGAAGCCGGTGTAAAGCACGATGAAATGAACGAAGTTTTTATGATAGCCAACCTGGTAGGCGGCTCTATCGTTATTCCCCATTACCGCAGAGCAGTGGAGTATTGGGATGAACTAAGTCTTGAGTCTAAAGTCTGAAGTCTTTAGTAAAAAGGCAAGATTAATTTTATCTTTAAAACCAACGTAGATCTGTTATCATGAGTTCGTTTAGAGATTTGATTGCCTATAAGAAGTCGTTCGCGCTTGCTATGGAAATCTTTTGGCTGACAAAGACTTTTCCGAAAGAGGAGACATATAGTTTGATAGATCAGATAAGAAGGTCTTCCAGATCAGTATTTGCATGCATTGCTGAAGCTTATAAAAAAAGGAAGTACCCTAATCATTTTGCTAACAAGCTCACTGATTCTGATATGGAAAACGGTGAAACTCAGGCTTGGCTTGATGTTTCACTGGCTTGTAAATACATTACGCGAGAGAAGTATGATGAACTTAATAAACAAAGTGAAGAAGTAGGGTATTTGTTGATATACATGATTAATAACCCCGATAAATTTAAATAAGCGATGACTTTAGACTCAAGACTTTCGACTTCAGGCTTAATCCGCTGCCGCTGGTGTGGTACCGACCCGCTTTACATGGAATACCACGATAAGGAATGGGGCAAGGTAACGCACGATGATAAGGTGCTGTTCGAGTTTTTAACCCTCGAATCGGCTCAGGCTGGTTTAAGCTGGATAACCATTTTGCGCAGGCGTGATAATTACCGCCAGGCCTTCGCCGGCTTCGATGTAGAAAAGGTGGCTAAGTTTGACGGTAAGGACAAGGAACGTTTGTTGAACGACGCCGGTATCATTCGCAACCGTTTAAAGATAGATGCGGCCATACGTAACGCGCAGCTGTTTATAGCGGTGCAAAAGGAGTTTGGATCGTTTAATAATTACCTGTACAGCTTTATGCCCGATGGTAAACCTATCACTATATACAACGGCCCCCAGGTAAGCACGCCCGAATCGGACGCAATAAGCAAGGACATGAAAAAACGCGGCTTTAAATTCTTCGGCACCACTATTTGCTACGCCCACATGCAGGCCACCGGCATGGTTAACGACCATATCCCCGAGTGCAGTTTTAGGTAAAATAATATCGAACCCCGAATGTTGAACTTCGAACGCCGAAGCCCTTCATCATTTAATATTCGAAATTCTGTGTTCGATATTAACATCGTGAATTGTATTTTTGAGAAATCGGTGTAAACGCACAACAATCGGTGCAATCAACAAATAATATGAAGAAGCTTTTTCTATTGGATGGTATGGCCCTGATATACCGGGCGCATTTTGCCTTGAGTAAAAATCCGCGTTTTACTTCGGGGGGCTTAAATACTTCCGCGGTTATGGGGTTCACCAATACGCTGCTGGAAGTTTTGCGTAAAGAGAAACCCACCCACATGGCCGTGGTTTTTGATACCGATGCGCCCACCGAACGCCATACCGATTTTGAAGGCTACAAGGCACACCGCCAGGCCATGCCCGAGGATCTGAGCAAAGCTTTACCGTACATATTTAAAGTGGTTTTGGGTTTTAACATTCCGCTGATCACTTCCGATGGTTATGAAGCCGATGATATCATAGGCACCCTCGCCAAAAAAGCCGAACAGAAAGGCTATCAGGTTTACTGTATGACACCCGACAAGGATTTTGCGCAGCTGGTATCAGAAAATATCCGCATTTACAAACCCGCCCGCATGGGCAACGATATGGAAATATTGGGCGTGAAAGAAGTGCTTGAGAAATGGGAGATCGAACGCCCGGAACAAGTAATAGATATTCTTGGCCTTTGGGGCGATGCGGTGGATGGGATTCCCGGCATACCGGGCGTGGGCGAAAAAACAGCCAAAACGCTGATTAAACAATATGGCTCGGTTGAAGAGATTATAGCTCATAGCCACGAACTAAAAGGCAAATTACGCGAAAACGTGGAGCAATACGCTGAGCAGGGGCTGATGTCGAAAAAGCTGGCTACCATAAATCTAAATTCGCCTGTTGAGCTGGATGAAGCCGGGCTTGAGATGTGTGCGCCAAGTAAAGACCTGCTGGAGCCCCTGTTTGCCGAGCTGGAATTTAGAACATTAGGCCGCCGTGTATTTGGAGACGATTTTAGCATTACCGAAACCCGGGCGGTATCGGTACAAACCGACCTGTTTGGCAACCCCGTGGCCGATGGCCGTACGACACTTGAGGTTGATGTGCAGGATATATACGAAGCGCCAACACAAGTTGAGATCAAAAATATCAACACTGTTGAACATGAATATATTTTGGCCGATACCTTTGAAAAACGCGCTGAACTCATTAATATATTAAAACAGCAAAAACACTTTTGCTTTGATACCGAAACCACCGGCACCGATGCCAATCATTGCGAATTGGTAGGCTTATCATTCGCGGTGAAGCACCACCAGGGCTGGTATGTGCCCGCTCCGCACGACGAGGCGGAAGCAAAAAAGATCGTTGCCGAATTTAAACCCGTGTTTGAAGACCCTAATATTGGCAAAACGGGCCAGAACCTTAAATTCGACATACTGATGCTGAAATGGTATGATGTAGAAATGAAAGGCGACCTGTTTGATACCATGGTGGCGCATTATGTGATAGACCCTGATACCCGCCACAACATGGATATCCTGTCAGAAAATTACCTGCAATACAAGCCGGTTTCAATCACGGAGCTTATTGGCCCTAAAGGCAAGAATCAAGGTAACATGCGCGATGTGGAGATCGAGAAAATAAAAGATTACGCCGCCGAAGATGCCGATGTTACCCTGCAGCTACGCACCGTTTTTGAGCCGAAGATAAAAGAAGTAGAGGCAGAAGACCTGTTGCATAAAATCGAGAACCCGCTGATATACGTGCTGGCCGATATTGAGCACGAAGGTGTACGTATTGACCATGATACCCTGCGCGAATTTTCAAAAGAGCTAGAAACCGATATCGCTAAATTGGAGAAAACCGTATTTGAAAAAGCGGGCGTTAGGTTCAATATCGCATCGCCAAAGCAACTGGGCGAGGTGCTATTTGAGAAACTGATGCTCGACCCAAAAGCCAAAAAAACAAAGACAGGGCAGTACCAAACCGGCGAGGACGTATTGCTATCGCTTGCGGCTAAAAGCGATATTGTAAGGGATATACTGGATTTCCGTCAACTGCAAAAGCTGAAATCCACCTATGTAGATGCCCTCCCCACCATGGTGAACCCTAAAACGGGGCGTGTGCACACCAGCTATAACCAGGCGGTGGCGGCCACGGGCAGGTTAAGCTCTAATAATCCAAACCTGCAAAACATCCCCATTCGTACCGAACGGGGCCGCGAGGTGAGGAAAGCCTTTATCCCACGCGATGAGAATCACAGCATTGTATCTGCCGATTATTCGCAGATCGAGCTGCGCATCATTGCCCAGATCAGCAAAGACCCCAACATGTGCCAGGCTTTTGTAGATAATATAGATATCCACACCGCCACGGCTGCCAAAGTGTATGGGGTTGGTATAGATGAGGTGGACAGTACCCAGCGCCGCAATGCCAAAGCGGTAAATTTTGGAATTATCTATGGGCAGTCGGCCTTTGGGTTATCGCAAAACCTGGGCATCCCGCGTAAGGAAGCGGCCGAGATCATCGAAAACTATTTTGCACAATACCCCGGCATCAAGCAATACATGGCCGATACCATGAACTTTGCCCGCGAGAACGGCTACGTATGCACGCTGATGGGCCGCCGTCGTTACCTGCGCGATATTAACAGCGCCAACCAAACCGTACGCGGCTTTGCAGAACGAAATGCTATAAACGCGCCCATACAGGGCTCCGCGGCGGATATGATCAAGATAGCCATGATCAACATTCATCGCGAGTTTAAAGCCCTGAAGCTGGGTGCCCGCATGACCATGCAGGTGCATGATGAGTTGGTGTTTGACGTGCCTAACCACGAGATAGAAATTGTAAAGCCTATCATTGTGGAGAACATGAAGAACGCCATTAAAACCGAAGTGCCAATAATGGTAGAAATTGGTACAGGGTTGAATTGGTTAGAGGCGCATTAAATTATTTAAAAGCTCTTCGCAACTATTGAAGAATGTTTATCGTCTTCAAAATAGTTATCATAATTTATGAAGAAATTATTTCTCTGTTTTATTGTATTGTTTCCGATAGGCGCATTTGCGCAGAATTGCAACTGCCTGGTAAATTTTGATTACGTCACAAGCCATGTAACCGATAACTATTCCGGGTATACCGACAAGGTAAAAAACAAGAACCTGAAGGAATTTAACACTTTCACCGGGCAGTTACGCCAAAGGGCGTTAAAAGCAACCGGTACAGACTCCTGTTATGTGATATTAAAAACATGGGTCAATTACTTTAAAGACCATCATCTTAGGGTGCAATTAGATTGGCGTTACCGGGAAAAGTATCCTGAACAGATTAAACAGCTTGATAAGCTTTTTGCCGCGAAACAAACTTTACCCGGATCTGGCGAGAAATTAGATAGCCAAACGAGTATAAAGCAGTTCAACGCTAATACTATACTCATCAGGCTCCCTTCATTTGAATGGAGTGAGAAGAAAATAATCGACAGCCTTTTTAAAGCCCATCAGGAAAGTTTAAAAACAGCTCCTAACTGGATCATAGATGTTCGTGGTAACGGCGGCGGCACTGATTATGCATTCAATGCTTTACTGCCGTATATCTACGCCAATCCGATAAATATTAAACCGGATGAATATCGCTCATCAAAAGATAATATTGCCCTCTTAGAAGGCAATTTAAAGGACCCGGATATCTCCGGGCAGGCTAAAGAATTTTTGAGGAACGTAATTAGCCTGATGAAGTTACATCCAAACCAGTTTGTAAACCCCTCCGGCAAAGAGTCTTTTGAGATCAAATATGATTCCGTTTATCAATTTCCGCAGAAGATAGCGATATTAATAGACAGAAATAGTGCAAGCTCTACCGAATCGTTTTTGCTGACGGCGATGCAAAGCAAAAAAGTAAAAGTTTACGGTGAAAACTCGGCAGGTATATTAGATTATGGCAGCTATCAGTATTTTGATATTCCCTGTGCTGACCTTAATCTTGTTATTCCCATTGCAAGGTCAAAAAGGTTGCCTCAATATCCTATAGACAACACCGGGATCGCCCCAAATGTGAAGATCGATGTAAAAGAGAGGGACAAAATTAAGTATATTCAAAAACGGTTGGAGAAATAAGGGTTGGGGAATCCTACCTGTATGATCAGTGCATCAAATCATTAACAAATTCATAATTAACCCTGCGCCGCAATTTATATTAATGCCGAAATTGCAATTAACCTCTGTATCTGATTAAATAATATCACTTTTTTAAACACATTTTTAAAATTATGTGTTTGTTCATTTGGGGAAATGTTTAGTACCTTAACCCTTATATAATCCCAAATGAGAATTTTCCACCTGAGCGCCGAATGCTATCCTATTGCTAAAGTAGGGGGGCTTGCCGATGTGGTTGGCGCATTGCCTAAATATCAGAATTTGTCAGGCTTACAGGCGGCCGTTGTAATGCCTTTTTACAACCGTAAGTTTGTTGTTGACAATACGTTTGATGTTGTTTTTCAGGGTGCAACTTTGCTGGGCACGCGGCGTATTTATTTCGAGATTTTAAAAGAACAAACTGATAAACTTGGCTTTGAGCTGTATCTAGTAAAAATACCCGGCCTGCTTGACAGGGAAAATGTATACAGCTACCCGGATGAAAAAGAGCAGTTCATCGCTTTCCAGATAGCGTTTTTAGATTGGATAAACTGGAGCGGCCAAACGCCCGATCTGATACATTGCCACGATCACCACTCGGGCCTGGTGCCGTTTATGATGTACCACTCAAACCTGTACCGCCGGCTGGCCCATATACCCACCATATTTACCATACACAACGGACAGTATCACGGTGCGTTTGGCTGGGAGAATTTAAATTACCTGCCCGAAATTGATTTTTATAAAACCGGCCTGCTGGACTGGAACGGCGGGATTAACCCGCTGGCATCCGCAGTAAAATGCTGCTGGAGATACACCACCGTTTCGCCGAGTTACCTGCACGAACTTAGTGTTAACTCAAACGGGTTGGAGTATTTGTTTTATGTAGAAAGGGATAAAGGCGTAGGCATTATCAACGGCATTGATACCGACGTTTGGGAGCCCGAAACCGACCCGATGCTGGCAGCGCATTTTGATGCGTCAACGGTTACCGAGGGCAAGCAAAAAAACAAGGATATTTTGTGCGACAGGTTTGGGTTATCTGCAGATAAGCCGCTGGTAGCGTTCATAGGCCGCCTGGTAGGCGAGAAGGGGTCAGATATGCTGCCTGAAGCAATTGAAAAGAGCGTTAAAGAACATGGCGATAAGGTCAACTTTTTGATACTTGGCGCCGGGGAAAGCGCAACGGAACAAGCATTAACTTTGTTAAAAGAACAATACCCGCAAAACGTAAATGTATTTATTGGGTACGACGAAGCGTTGGCGCATTTAATTTATGCCGGCGCCGATTTCCTGCTGATGCCATCGCGAGTGGAGCCTTGTGGCTTAAACCAGATGTATGCCATGCGTTATGGCACTATGCCGCTGGTACGCAGCACAGGGGGCCTGAAAGATACCGTAATAGATTTTGGCGAAGAAGGTGGTTACGGCATACGATTTGAAGAAGTAACTGTAGAAGATATTTGCACGTCGGTGGCCCGTGCAGTTGTAGTATATAAAGACAGCCGCAAAATGCAAGCATTACGCAAGCGCATGATGGCCCTCGATTTTTCGTGGGCACGCTCGGCAAAAGAATATATAAACCTTTATGAAAGTTTAATTCCAAAGATATGACATCAAAAGTAATCAGTATTGTACTTGGAGGCGGCCAGGGTAGCCGTTTAGCACCACTTACATTAACCCGTTCAAAACCGGCAGTGCCAATTGCGGGCAAATATCGTTTGGTGGATATCCCCATCTCTAACTGTTTGCACTCAAATATCAGCCGTATATTTGTGTTAACGCAGTTTAACTCGGCATCGTTAAACAAACACATCAAAAACACTTACCATTTCAGCACGTTCAGCACGGCTTTTGTTGATATTTTGGCTGCAGAGCAAACGCCAACCAGCGGCGGATGGTTCCAGGGTACGGCCGATGCGGTTAGGCAAAGCCTGCATCACCTGGCTACGCACGATTTTGAATACGTGCTGATATTATCAGGCGATCAGCTGTATCAGATGGATTTTGAGGAGATGATACAAAAGCATATTGATACAGGTGCGGATATATCTATAGCCACCATTCCCGTACACGCGAATGATGTGCCGGGCTTTGGGATTCTTAAAACGGATGAAAACAGCATGATAACCGCCTTTATTGAAAAGCCTAAAAAGGATTTCGAGAGCTGGGCATCTGAAGTGAGTGATGAGATGAAAGCAGAGGGGCGTGTTTACCTGGCATCAATGGGTATATACCTGTTTAACCGTAAATTACTATACGAGTTGTTGGAAGGAAACGATGATCCGGACTTTGGGAAAGAAATCATCCCGCAGGCCATCACCGGCCACAAAGTTTTAAGCTATCAGTACGAAGGCTATTGGACAGATATCGGGACTATCCCTTCGTTTTTTGAAGCTAACCTGGGCCTTACTGATGACATTCCAAAATTCGACCTGTTTAATAAGAACCAGATATACACACGCGCGCGTATGTTGCCCCCTACAAAAATATCGGGTACACTAATAGACCGTTCTATTATTGCCGATGGCTGTATCATCAATGCCGCGCACATTATCCATTCCATAATTGGTATACGTACCCGCATTGGCGTGGCCAGCGAAATTGAAAGCTGTTATGTAATGGGTAGCGACAATTATCAAACCCTTGAAGATATAGCCGAG includes:
- a CDS encoding sigma-54 dependent transcriptional regulator; translation: MKKILIIDDEVNVGLLLSKFLVRNGFEVSTAANGAAGMEYLKKNDFDLVLCDFRLEDTDGREMLKNIKALYPKTGVIIITGYSDIKMAVELIKMGAYDYITKPLYPDEILNTINKAIETQYALQEMTHNDYSQGDKPQKESKKQVLSGEFVVGTSRASKELLKQIELVAPTNYSVIILGESGTGKESVAKSIHQNSPRHNQPFVAMDCGSLTKELAASEFFGHEKGSFTGALYTKIGHFEMANGGTLFLDEVGNLSYEIQAALLRTVQERKVKRIGSTKEIDLDVRIIIATNESLQEGIQKGKFREDLYHRFNEFSIYMPPLRERGNDIMMLAEHFLKIANQELDRNVTSFAPEVVECFMNYRWQGNIREMKNVVRRATLLSEGNEITMKTLPLEISNFKVSSFEPAGTLVSTEVKEPKHDLKNAALGAEHETILKVLREVNFNKTKAAEILNIDRKTLYNKMKAINLK
- a CDS encoding AI-2E family transporter, coding for MSIFNYKQRNNIILVSIVVLGCFLLYALSDLFSSILGAIVLFTIFRPFYLYMVERRKFNSTLATIIIILISLIVIVIPFLSLSIMVIGKIGSLNRESINIDKWTEKIDAFTATNLNQPHFAENTLQKLGAYAADLFPSLLGSAASIILTLLVMYFLLYFMFVQMREFEVGLLKYAPFREQHALKFATELRNSTYSNVLGQGIIAITQGILLAMGFYAFGIPDAIFWGVIGAFLSFLPVVGAPTLCIPASVILFAGGHNIKGILLLAWGLLFIGNVDNVLRMIINKRIGNTHPIISVVGVFIGLPLFGILGLVFGPVLLSYFLLLLEIYETNRMAADRLERIRTGPEMQ
- a CDS encoding YtxH domain-containing protein, whose translation is MNDNTKVIVALLAGLAAGAALGILFAPDKGIETRDKLSESLSNLGDSIKETAANEIDKLVGLKDKVVENIKSKVKGAEEEYQDDLEHA
- a CDS encoding phage holin family protein, with the translated sequence MEQEKAETTRPIVDQLKDYAETRFKLLKYEVIERSTSVLADILIDIVIILSLVLTFLFASFTLALFLADVLHSYWQGFGCVALLYLLMAVIIMLAKRSFERPLINAMIRKLFK
- the trmB gene encoding tRNA (guanosine(46)-N7)-methyltransferase TrmB translates to MGKDKIRRFAEIETFSNVLQLDAGKPFKGNWAAGFFKNTNPVVLELACGKGEYTVNLARMFPGKNFIGIDYKGNRIWRGAKTALEDGVTNVAFLRMQIENLVDYFAEGEVDEIWITFPDPQPQLSREKKRLTSPRFLNMYHVVLKPGGYINLKTDNDDLYAYTADKIAELDLKLFAKTEDLYHSEYADEVLSIKTYYEKKYLQHNKNINYLKFSF
- a CDS encoding MGMT family protein, which produces MPDYNFFDNVYDVVRQIPRGRVTSYGAIAAYLGSKQSSRIVGYAMMACGTASPPVPAHRVLNKQGLLTGKFHFGGNTMEQMLQSEGVEVVDNQVQNFKALFWDPAIELAL
- a CDS encoding VOC family protein translates to MISFKRADHFHVCVPPERLEEAKDFYKNVIGLELIDRPDHLFSSAGYWFNIGDMQLHIGVEPALPRSIRHTAMEVIDVDAARRHLEANDVEIVEEPVIPGRRRFAFIDPFGNRMELLQITG
- a CDS encoding glyoxalase/bleomycin resistance/extradiol dioxygenase family protein; translated protein: MESLSPNIFVNDMKATVAFYKLLGFETTMSVPETGDELVWAMMTSGKVTMMFQSYESLADELPEIKRTDGGSLLLYINVSDITGLFDRVKDSVKVLKGLEKTFYGATEFSILDNNGYVLTFAQHQ